The stretch of DNA GTATCGATGCGGGTTCTGCGTCAGGGACGTGCCAGCTTCATTACCTTCAAGCTGGCCGAGTAGTCCGTGTAGCGGATTGATCGCCCACAAAAAAGCCCGCCTCGAAAGAGGCGGGCTTTTTTGTGGGCGCCGGTTGGGCTCAGCGCATCATGTCCTTGACCATCTGCTCCTGGTCCATCAGCTCACGCTGACGTGCATCGATCCGTGAAGACAGGGGGAAGTTGCTGCCGGCGCGACGTTTGGCGAAATCCAGCTGCTGGATCGCCTGGCGATAGTCGCCGACTAGGGCAAAGTATTCGGCCCGCGCCTGATGCAGGCCGATGATATTGCCCGACAGGCCACGGGTTTCCGCCACCGAGTACCAGACGTCCGGATCGTCGGAGCGGGTCTTGAGCAGGCTTTCCAGGGCCTTTTCGGCGTCCGCCGGGCGATTCTGCTTGAGCAGCAGGTCGACCCTGACCTGGTTCAGTGGGTAGTTGCCCGGATACTGCGCAAGCATTTTATCCACCCGGGCCTGGGCGTCGGAAAAGCGGCTGGTGGCGGTATCCAGGTCGATCTGGGCCAGGTTGTAAGTGATGTCGTTAGGTTGCTTGGCCAACAGCTGCTTGAGGTTTTCCCGGGCATCGTTGAACTGGCTGCCCTTGATCTGGGCGATGGCGAGGCCGTAGCGGGCGATGTCGTTTTTCGGATTTTCGTCGAGCTGGGCGCGGAAACGCTTGGCACCCATGCCGGGGGACTCTTCGTAGATCAGCTGTACTCGTGCGCGAATCAGCTGGTAACGCAGGCTGTCTTCCTTGCCGCCGGCCTTGGCCTGTTCGGCGCGGTTGCGGGTGTCGGCGATCCGCGATTCGGTGACCGGGTGAGTCAGCAGGAACTCCGGCGGCTTGGCGTCGAAACGGTACTGGCGCATCAGGCGCTCGAACATGGTCGGCATGGAGCGCGGGTCATAACCGGCCTTTTCCAGGTTGAGGATGCCGATGCGGTCGGCTTCCTGCTCGTTCTGCCGGGAGAAGCGCCGTTGTTCCTGGATGGCCGCGGCCTGGGTGCCGGCAATGGCGGCGATCCCGGCGTCGCCACCGCCCGCCGCGGCGATCACGATCCCGGCCAGCAGGGCGGCCATCATCGGCACCTGCATGCGTTGCGAAGCCTCGACGCCACGGGCGAAGTGGCGTTGCGACAGGTGCGCCAATTCGTGAGCCAGCACCGAGGCATATTCGCCTTCGGTCTGGGCGTTGAGGAACAGTCCGCCGTTGACCCCGACAATCCCGCCGGGAGCGGCAAACGCGTTGAGCTGCGGGCTGTTGATCAGGATGAACTCGAGACGTCGGTCGTTGACCTGGCTGGTCTCGACCAGTTTGTAGACGCTGGTTTCGACGTAATCCTTGAGTTGCGGGTCGTTGAGTTGCGAAACCTGGCTGCGCAGCAACGCCAGCCAGGCGCGGCCCAGTTGGTGTTCCTGTTGGGGCGAGACAATGGCAGAACTGGCGTCACCGAGTGATGGCAGGTCGTCGGCGAAGCCTGGTGAGGCGAGCAGGCAAGCGAGCGTCAGCAGGGTAGGGCGCAAAAAAGTCATGCACAAAGCCTTAGTCGACAAAGAGTCTACTGTAGCCGGACACCAGGCCTTGGACCAGATATTCTAGGCACCTCGACGACCCTCCCGGAGTGACGCAATGACTGATGCTGTAGCCCACGACGCCGAGCTCGATGCCAGCGGACTGAATTGCCCGCTGCCGCTGCTCAAGGCCAAGATGGAACTCAATCGCCTGGCCAGCGGCGCGGTGCTCAAGGTGATCGCCACGGATGCCGGCTCCCAGCGCGACTTTCGCACCTTTGCCCGTTTGGCCGGTCATACCCTGCTTCGCGAGGAAGACGAGGCTGGGGTCTATCGTTACTGGCTGAAGAAGGCCTGAACCGACCCGGAAATCATCGCGCCTCTGTCTAAGGATCATTGATGTTCAAAGTGTTACGCGACTGGATTCAGCGCTACTTCTCCGATGAAGAGGCCGTGGTACTGGCCGTTCTGTTGTTCCTGGCCTTCACCGCGGTGCTGACCCTGGGCGGCATGCTCGCGCCGGTGTTGGCGGGGATGGTGCTGGCCTATCTGATGCAGGGGCTGGTGCTCACGCTGGAACGCTGGCGTTTGCCTGGCGGGGCGGCGGTGGGCCTGGTCTTTGCCTTGTTCATGGGGCTGCTGCTGGTGTTCATCGTGGTCGTCGTGCCGCTGTTGTGGCATCAGTTGATTACCTTGTTCAACGAGTTGCCGGGAATGCTTGCCAAGTGGCAATCGTTGCTTCTGTTGTTGCCGGAGCGTTATCCGCACCTGGTGTCCGACGAACAGGTGCTGCAGGCGATCGAGGTGGCACGCGGCGAGATCGGCAAGTTCGGCCAGTGGGCGCTGACCTTCTCGCTGTCCAGCCTGCCACTGCTGGTCAACATCATGATCTATCTGGTGCTGGTGCCGATCCTGGTGTTTTTCTTCCTCAAGGACCGGGCGATGATCAGCCAGTGGGTGCGCGGTTACCTGCCGCGCGAGCGGGCCTTGATCACCCGGGTGGCCCAGGAGATGAACCGGCAGATCGCCAATTACATTCGTGGCAAGGTGATCGAGATCGTCATTTGTGGCGGGGTGACCTACATCGCCTTCGTGGCCTTGGGGCTGAACTACGCGGCGTTGCTGGCGTTGCTGGTGGGGATTTCGGTGGTGGTGCCCTACGTCGGGGCTGTGGTGGTGACCGTGCCGGTAGCGCTGATTGCCTTGTTCCAGTGGGGCTGGAGCGACCAGTTCATCTATCTGATGGCGGTC from Pseudomonas chlororaphis subsp. chlororaphis encodes:
- a CDS encoding M48 family metalloprotease — its product is MTFLRPTLLTLACLLASPGFADDLPSLGDASSAIVSPQQEHQLGRAWLALLRSQVSQLNDPQLKDYVETSVYKLVETSQVNDRRLEFILINSPQLNAFAAPGGIVGVNGGLFLNAQTEGEYASVLAHELAHLSQRHFARGVEASQRMQVPMMAALLAGIVIAAAGGGDAGIAAIAGTQAAAIQEQRRFSRQNEQEADRIGILNLEKAGYDPRSMPTMFERLMRQYRFDAKPPEFLLTHPVTESRIADTRNRAEQAKAGGKEDSLRYQLIRARVQLIYEESPGMGAKRFRAQLDENPKNDIARYGLAIAQIKGSQFNDARENLKQLLAKQPNDITYNLAQIDLDTATSRFSDAQARVDKMLAQYPGNYPLNQVRVDLLLKQNRPADAEKALESLLKTRSDDPDVWYSVAETRGLSGNIIGLHQARAEYFALVGDYRQAIQQLDFAKRRAGSNFPLSSRIDARQRELMDQEQMVKDMMR
- a CDS encoding sulfurtransferase TusA family protein; the encoded protein is MTDAVAHDAELDASGLNCPLPLLKAKMELNRLASGAVLKVIATDAGSQRDFRTFARLAGHTLLREEDEAGVYRYWLKKA
- a CDS encoding AI-2E family transporter; its protein translation is MFKVLRDWIQRYFSDEEAVVLAVLLFLAFTAVLTLGGMLAPVLAGMVLAYLMQGLVLTLERWRLPGGAAVGLVFALFMGLLLVFIVVVVPLLWHQLITLFNELPGMLAKWQSLLLLLPERYPHLVSDEQVLQAIEVARGEIGKFGQWALTFSLSSLPLLVNIMIYLVLVPILVFFFLKDRAMISQWVRGYLPRERALITRVAQEMNRQIANYIRGKVIEIVICGGVTYIAFVALGLNYAALLALLVGISVVVPYVGAVVVTVPVALIALFQWGWSDQFIYLMAVYGIIQTLDGNVLVPLLFSEAVNLHPVAIICAVLLFGGLWGFWGVFFAIPLATLFKAVLDAWPRKEPVVAPLL